In Sphingobacterium sp. SRCM116780, the genomic stretch CTCATGCTATGATTGATGCGATTGATGTGAAAAGTTTCGATTGGAAGCGTTTAGCCAGGTATGCCTTTTGGATTGCTTTGGCTTCTTTAGTTTTTGCTGTCTTTTCGTTGATGACAGATACGACCTTTCTCAAATTTGTCGATACACTCTATGAAGCACCTAATATCTTATTTTGTTTGTTCTTCGCGGCATTAGCGGTTTTATTTTACACCTTGGGGTTTCGTTACAAAACAAAATTTCCAAACAAAAATCTCTCTATCGAAACCATGATGTTGATTGGCGTGTTTGCTACAGCGGCTTGTATTGGGTTTTTAGGGAAGGTATTGGATAAAGATAGTATGCATTATTCTTTGCTATTCTTATTGTCTGTACTCATCTATGGCTATCTCGCGCATCGGTTACAGTCAAAACTGATTTGGATTTTTATGCTGATCGCTTTAGGTATTTGGTTTGCAACGGAAACAGCTTATCATAGCGATTGGGGTTTTAAATTCTGGGGAATGAACTATCCACTTCGTTTTACCATTTTTGGATTCTTATTGACATTAATAGCTGTTTTTGTACAACCTCGTTTTAAGAAATTGATGGAATTTCAACCGTTGAGTTATTTGATTGGTTTATTGTATTTGATGATCTCATTATGGGCGCTTTCTATTTTTGGGAATTATTCGGATTTCTATGAATGGACATTGGTACGGCAGCTTCATATATTTTACTGGGGATTATTATCAACAGGAGTGTCTGCTGGGTTGGTCATTTATGGATTGAAAATGAAAGATAACACTACGCGAGAAATTGGCTTTGTGTTTTTTGTGCTGAATGTCTATACTCGTTATGTCGAATATCTTTGGGATAATATCAACCGAGCGATCTTCTTTCTTATTCTGGCGATTTCATTTTGGTTCGTAGGGCGTTGGGCAGAACAATTATGGCAGAAAAGAGAAGAAAGAAGAGGTGGGTAGCCAGTATTTAGAATAGGATAATACAGAATCTGAAAGACACTAATATCTACGATTCAGCTTTTTGAATGGATTAAAACTGAATCGTAAATCCGACTCCTCGGGAAGAGATAATTTGTAGTTTTGGATCATGCTTGAGGTATTTACGAAGCCTAGTAATGAAAACATCCATGCTTCGTCCATTAAAGAAATCATTGGTTCCCCATACCTGTTCCAATATTTCCTCTCTGGTCACCAATAATCCATTTCGTTCACTGAGAAATAACAACAGCTGCGCTTCTCTTTCTGTGAGTTTGATTTGCTCCAAAGCATGACTTAAAATTAGTCGCTCGGGATAGAACTGATAACTTCCTACTGCTATATGTGCTGTTGGGTCTTGCTTTTTGTTCCTCTTTAAGATATTTTGAATCCGCAAGACCAGCTCTTCAGGGTCACAGGGTTTGGTGATATAATCATCAGCACCTATTTTCAGTCCAGTCAATTTATCTATTTTTTGTTCTTTAGCGGTTAAAAAGATAAAAGGCAGTTTTGGAAAAACTTGATTGATTTCTTGTGCTAAGGTGAAGCCACTTTTAATGGGTAACATGACATCTATAATCAACAAATCATAGGGTAGGAGGTTACTTTCAAAACCAACAATTTCCATTGGGTTTTTAATCCAGTTGACATCATATCCAGAAAGTTGTAGATAATGCTGTAGCATAAATCCGAAATCGGAATCATCTTCAACCAACAAAAGTTTCGTATTCATTGGGTAATGTAATCGTAAAAGTGGTTCCCTGGTTAAGTTTACTGTCGATGTGTATCTGTCCTCGATAATGATCAACAATCTTTTTGACGAGATAAAGTCCTAGTCCTAGTCCTTTGCTGTTATGAATATTATCTTTTTGTATCCGATAAAATTTTTCAAAAATATAAGGAATTTCGGCTTGATCTATTCCTAAACCATTATCGCTAACCTGAAGCGTAAATAGGTTATTTCGAAGCCCCAGTACGATATCCAGTTGGGTACCACCATATTTTATACTATTATCCAGTAAGTTTAAAAGCACTGTTGTAAAATCAGCATCATTGATGGGAATCGCTTCTTTCAGTGATGTGCTTACGTTAAACTGAATATTGGTATGGGTAAGTTGGAAATCGGATAAAATGGCGTTCACTTTCGAGCTGGTTATCGCTTTATTTACAGCCATTTCTTCTCCTTCCATTAAAGGGTGCAAGGTTTGCTCCAATCGATCAATCTGACGGTCAAAAACATCGATAATAGCGACATCAGGAAGTTTTCGCATTGTTTTAGAAGCAATTTTTAATGTCGCAATTGGTGTTTTTAATTCATGTGAGATATTATCTACGATATCATGTAGTACAATAATTTGCTTTTGTTGTTTTTGTAAATTTTGATAGGTCTTATAAAACAGGAACAATAAAGCTAGTAAAATGAAGAACGTATTCAATAGAAGAAAAATAAGTTCCTTAAAGACAATCCAATTTAGATTGACAACCTCAAACGTTGATTTTCGGAGGACAAGAAAGCTGTCCATGTTTTCTTCTTTGTTCAGTTCAACACTTTTTTCCTTGGTTAACTGATTAACGGTTTTAGCGGTAGTCCATGTGCTTGAAGATAGTTCTATTGGCTGTTGGATAACTCCTGTTGTTTTGTAGACAATTATGGGTGTATCAATGAGCGTTTTATTTAAATTTTTATAATCGATCCGCAGGATGACTTTTTGTAGCTTCACCTGATAACCGAATGGAGCAAAAAGACTATCCACATAGTGGGTGAGTACTTGTTCGGATCTTTTTGCTTTTTCTTCATAGATCTTTTTAAGATCTTGAGCGATGATTTTTCCTTGCGCCAGTTCAATATAGTAGGCTGTGGCATCCTGATTATTGAGTAAATCGTTATCAAAAAGAGCATCATGGTCATCGATCTTTCCTAATTTTTCTTTTGTTAAGGAATAGATTTCACGCTTCTTCAACTGAAAAGAATTCAATAATAAATAAGCTTGAATTCCTATAAGAACAAGAAAGAGTGCAATAAAAATATAATTTCTAGGCTTTAATTCCATATACAAATATACTTGCAGATTTTGAAGAAATGATGCTTTAACCCTTCATTAACCTTTCATTAACCATGGGTTCCATGTGCTTGACGCACTTTTGTGCTATCAATATAGAAATCGCATGAAGTATTTATTAGGTCTTTTATTAGTACCATTTCTTGCACAAGCACAAGTTAAGCAATTATCAGGTATGGTATTCACACAAGCTGGAGTTCCATTGGCCGATGCAACAATCGTTTTATTGGACAGTGCTTATCAACCTGTTCAA encodes the following:
- a CDS encoding sensor histidine kinase; its protein translation is MELKPRNYIFIALFLVLIGIQAYLLLNSFQLKKREIYSLTKEKLGKIDDHDALFDNDLLNNQDATAYYIELAQGKIIAQDLKKIYEEKAKRSEQVLTHYVDSLFAPFGYQVKLQKVILRIDYKNLNKTLIDTPIIVYKTTGVIQQPIELSSSTWTTAKTVNQLTKEKSVELNKEENMDSFLVLRKSTFEVVNLNWIVFKELIFLLLNTFFILLALLFLFYKTYQNLQKQQKQIIVLHDIVDNISHELKTPIATLKIASKTMRKLPDVAIIDVFDRQIDRLEQTLHPLMEGEEMAVNKAITSSKVNAILSDFQLTHTNIQFNVSTSLKEAIPINDADFTTVLLNLLDNSIKYGGTQLDIVLGLRNNLFTLQVSDNGLGIDQAEIPYIFEKFYRIQKDNIHNSKGLGLGLYLVKKIVDHYRGQIHIDSKLNQGTTFTITLPNEYETFVG
- a CDS encoding DUF2157 domain-containing protein, coding for MKKLDVSKQEKESLEEAIQFWQQEKIIDESTAHAMIDAIDVKSFDWKRLARYAFWIALASLVFAVFSLMTDTTFLKFVDTLYEAPNILFCLFFAALAVLFYTLGFRYKTKFPNKNLSIETMMLIGVFATAACIGFLGKVLDKDSMHYSLLFLLSVLIYGYLAHRLQSKLIWIFMLIALGIWFATETAYHSDWGFKFWGMNYPLRFTIFGFLLTLIAVFVQPRFKKLMEFQPLSYLIGLLYLMISLWALSIFGNYSDFYEWTLVRQLHIFYWGLLSTGVSAGLVIYGLKMKDNTTREIGFVFFVLNVYTRYVEYLWDNINRAIFFLILAISFWFVGRWAEQLWQKREERRGG
- a CDS encoding response regulator transcription factor, yielding MNTKLLLVEDDSDFGFMLQHYLQLSGYDVNWIKNPMEIVGFESNLLPYDLLIIDVMLPIKSGFTLAQEINQVFPKLPFIFLTAKEQKIDKLTGLKIGADDYITKPCDPEELVLRIQNILKRNKKQDPTAHIAVGSYQFYPERLILSHALEQIKLTEREAQLLLFLSERNGLLVTREEILEQVWGTNDFFNGRSMDVFITRLRKYLKHDPKLQIISSRGVGFTIQF